Below is a genomic region from uncultured Sunxiuqinia sp..
GATAGTCTTCGGCAGTGCGTGATTTTGTGTAATTTGTTATTAAACTCCAATTAAAAGAATTTAAGTCTAACTCATAAACATTACTATTTAATAAAACAACAACCTTAGTATCAGAATAAGCGGCTAAAGGATATGATGACGAACTTTCTGGTAATGAACCATGAGAACTAAATGTATTAGTTTGTGGATTATATTCTTGTAAGTAGCTTGAATTTCTTTGTATTACATATCCTTTATCCCCATTTGAGAAAGAAGCTGCATTGTATATATTTATACTAAAAGTTCCAAGTTTTTTCCAAGGAAACCATAAATCAAATGAATCTTGAGAGGTGACTGTCATACCAGCAGTTTCAACAGTTACTTGAACCATTTCAGGTGTTGTTATATGGGGAATTGTAACTATTAAACTATTTTCTGAAACCGAATCGACAATAACTTCAACATCACCGAATTTTACCTTGTTTTCATTTTTTAATAATGCGAAATTTTTCCCTTCGATAATTACTTCTGTACCAATTGGCCCAAATTTAGGTTCGAAATCTTCTATTACTGGAGGTAAACTCCCATGACTACTGAAAGATTTCACATTTCCATAAACCTCATATTGGTCTGTAAGGATATAAGCACGCACATAATAGGTTTGTCCTTCGGCTAATCCACTATTAACATTGCAGGTATAAATACCTTTATTCGCCTTATCATCAAATAATTTATTATAATCTTGAATTGTTGGATTAGATTCTGTGCTCCAAACAAATCCATATTGTACTATTTCCTGATTACCAATATTTGTTAAATCTGCTGAAAATTCAGCTCCATTACTATTAACTGTTGGTGAGTTTGTAATTACATAGGGATATTCTTTGGATTGAACTTCAGCATCTTTTTCACAATTTGAAAAAAACAATGACGTGATAATTATTATAATAAATTTAAGATATCTCATAATTAGAAACTTATGCCTGTTAACACACTTAAAGTAGAATTGCCAATAAATTCGGAACTTCCTTGACTATATTGATTACTATATCTTAATTCAAATAACAGTGAATTTTTATAATTAAGTCTATATTCAAATCCACCTCCTATTACATATCCTAGTTGAAAATCACTAAGCATGGATGTGACTTCAGTATCATTTATTTTTATTACAGTTTCATTGATGATTGTTTCATACAGAAGAGTTTCATTTTTAATTAAATATGTACCATTAATACCAATATTAATAAATGGTCGAATTTTATTTGAAGGATATGCATATTTCAGTAGAAGGGGAACATTTAAAGAGGTGAAATTTGCAACAAAGTCTAAGTCTTTATTATCAACTAATTTGTTGTACGAATAACCATGTTTGGATAATAACAATTCAGCATGTAACGAAAAATCACTTACAAGAATTGGATTTTCTAAAAATAAACCTATTGTAAAACCTCCATCATATGTATAATCAAAATATTCCAAATTATCATTTTGTACATCTGAAGGGATTAGTCGTAAAAACTCATAACCAGTTATAAGTCCATATTTAAAATGAGGAAACGGTTTTAATTCACATTGATTATACCTTGAAATTAGTTTGGATAATGACCTTTTATTATAGTTAACAAGTTTGCACGCATCTGAAACATTTGAGCAATCGTTTGTCAAATTTAATAGTTGTTTAGAATAATCTTCATCTGTAGCTTGTTTAGGGATTTCAACAAATAAGGTACTGTCTTTCTGAATAAAAAATGTCTTTATAGCCTTTCCCTTGTAATAGTATAATGTAGTGTTTCCTTTATGTAGCCGTTCCAAAAAGACTCTTTTTGATGTATCGGCTATTTGAATTTCTTTTGATATATAAACTCGTCCATCTTTAAATCCAAATTCCTTAACCTCGTATGGTGTGTATTGAATTGTTTTGTTACCTTTTTTTACTTGACAGAATTGTGAATTTATCAAGTCTCCACCATCAACAAGTTTTA
It encodes:
- a CDS encoding IPT/TIG domain-containing protein, translating into MRYLKFIIIIITSLFFSNCEKDAEVQSKEYPYVITNSPTVNSNGAEFSADLTNIGNQEIVQYGFVWSTESNPTIQDYNKLFDDKANKGIYTCNVNSGLAEGQTYYVRAYILTDQYEVYGNVKSFSSHGSLPPVIEDFEPKFGPIGTEVIIEGKNFALLKNENKVKFGDVEVIVDSVSENSLIVTIPHITTPEMVQVTVETAGMTVTSQDSFDLWFPWKKLGTFSINIYNAASFSNGDKGYVIQRNSSYLQEYNPQTNTFSSHGSLPESSSSYPLAAYSDTKVVVLLNSNVYELDLNSFNWSLITNYTKSRTAEDYLYYINNEIYIGSLIDETLFKYNENNNTWISVTASNVHETYSYSYVTYNNFGYIYYSYFPGNTSISRFNPSDNSWDYITSFPCTSQYGSCQFNIKNNLYAGLGKTSDWGEGYANNQIWEYNLENNKWTRYSDCPQRMHVGLSLTIDGKGYAFSSHGQWQYDLNDVWEFDPTKN
- a CDS encoding porin family protein, with the translated sequence MKYLYTIFLISLLPILSFGQSEYFSTDSISSYGIKLVDGGDLINSQFCQVKKGNKTIQYTPYEVKEFGFKDGRVYISKEIQIADTSKRVFLERLHKGNTTLYYYKGKAIKTFFIQKDSTLFVEIPKQATDEDYSKQLLNLTNDCSNVSDACKLVNYNKRSLSKLISRYNQCELKPFPHFKYGLITGYEFLRLIPSDVQNDNLEYFDYTYDGGFTIGLFLENPILVSDFSLHAELLLSKHGYSYNKLVDNKDLDFVANFTSLNVPLLLKYAYPSNKIRPFINIGINGTYLIKNETLLYETIINETVIKINDTEVTSMLSDFQLGYVIGGGFEYRLNYKNSLLFELRYSNQYSQGSSEFIGNSTLSVLTGISF